The window ACCCTAATAATCACATAGGATATGACAAAAATATGATCACTAAAAACCTGTGACTATTTTATCATCTTTCCGGCGCTTCCCCAAGTTTACAATTCTAGTGTGCCAAAATAGCCcctttacattatttttcctcctccctcatcCTCCTACTTACTTTCTTGTCATAAAAGTCTATAAAGAGCCTTGGAGACATTAAAATTAGTATGTTGATACAAATCCACACATTTGAAGGTTTCCGCTGCAGCCTGAAAGCTTCGTGAAATGTatggtctggggcacctgggtggctcagtgggttaaagcctctgccttcggctcaggtcatgatcccagcgtcctgggatcgagccccacatcgggctctctgctcagcagggagcctgcttcctcctctctctctgcctgcctctctgcttacttgtaatctctgtctgtcaaataaataaataaaatctttaaaaaaaaaaattaaaaaaaaaaaaagaaatgtatggtCTGTAAAAAGTATACCAATTTATGTGTACCAATCTATCAGTTATTCCATATACTAGCTAAAGTATTTTGGAAACTgtaaaagacaagagaaaatagttaaaatatttttaatttgacctGAAGTCACTTCATGGTATAATGAGAACAGAGCTTTATTATAGatcataataaaatatctaatGAGCTGTTCATCTTAATGATCAATATGTATAAGAATATAGTTCTTAGATTCAAGTATGACAAAATTGATATTTCTGAAGAGCCTTGAACCCAGTAGATACTGAATTGTTCATTGATAGACTCAAGTATtccacttgatcttagccaaaaggccaagaagcaattAGACTCAAGTACTCAATACACATAagtgttttgtgttttcaaagaggcttgatatttacatatttttaaaagccacaaaCTCTAATATACCTCCAATTAGTGaattaaaaaaaggtaatttttgaGTAGAAGCCTATCCTCTGCCCAAGACACAACTTTAACTATGTTTTATAATCttccaaaaagcaaaataatttctgCCTTGTAGTCATGTAATACCTGTAACTTATACTTTTCTAACCTTTATGAATGActggaaaatgaataaatcagcCATTGAGTAGACTGCATAAACCAGGGGTAGaaagtaagtaaatattttaggctttgcagctgctctggtctctgttgcaactacttaGCTCTGCCATTATAGCATAGCAGCACAATGCATAAATGGATAATATATTTTTGTGCCTTATAGCACAAAGGCACTAACATTAGTAGACAACCAATACATTAATGAGTAAGTATAGCCGTGTTTCAGTAAAACTAAttacaaaaacagaaagtagTCTAGACTTGACCCATAGACCTTAGGTTGCCAAACCCTGTCCTAAACAGTAGATATGAAAAATCTCAAATCCTCGAATGCTGATAAACTTACGTATATGTTAGGGACCCTTCCCTAAGTCACATGAGATAGTCAACACTTTCTTATAATacaggctttgtgttagattGCCACAAGtgaggctaagctatgatgttggTTAGATGTAGTAAATGTGTTTTTGACTTAAGAAACTTTCGACTTAAGATGGTTTATCTCAGTGTAACCTCATTGTAAATCAAGGAAGATCTGTATATATTAGttagaaatataaaaaggtaaaaaaaatacaaaaaagttcAAAACTTTTTATCTTCAAAGTTTATACTATAATTAAAGAGAGAacagattaataaaaaaatccatAGTAATATATACAAATCCCTTCATAGTTTTGTACTTAAATTTTATCTGTATTatatttgacttctttttcaCAGGACCTGATAATTTTTCAGGTTGTTTTCTCACATCTTACTCAGAGCTTAATAATAAACTACTAAAAACGTTATAGATCTGAAGAAAGGAAACATTACAAAGTAAGgaaatttgaggggtgcctgggtagctcggtggttaagcagctgacttcagctcaggtcatgatcccactgtcctgggatcgagtcccacatcaggctccatgctcagcacggagcttgcttctttctctgcctgctgttcccctgcttgttgtgctcgtctctctctctctctgtcaaataaataaataaaatatttttaaaaaaaggaaatttgaggCTATCTCATAAAGAAAATTAAGGACTAACagatttaaagagaaattaacaTACAAAGAAATAGTCAAATGAATTCCTTATTTGTTTGCcaaatcataaaaacaaagttTCAGTTTTCATTTACAAATATGACAATTATTTAGACTAATACTAGTATTTGGTTTTTGTCTCATTTCCCCTTTTAACATTTTAGAGGTTTAGGACTTTTAACattttagagatttaaaaattttgattttactTAAACCTATCCTCTCAGTTTGAAAAGAATCattaaaagggagaaaaggacaGCCAGTAGCATTCAGACTTCATTTTTATTGAACAACCTTCTGCTAAATAGTGAGTTTTAATCCAGTTTTCTCACATTGTCTTAATTCCATTGATGGATAACCATATCTAATTTCAGTGATGGACTTGTCCAAGTCCTGAcatcttaaaaatgaatgaaattcaaaAGTCTCTGTCTATAAACAAGGTTCAGTTGTAACACAGGCATGCCCATTCACTCTATATTGTCTCTGGCTACTTCACTGCCACCCTACAAAAGCTGAATAGTTGCAATACAGATCATGTGGCCTGCAAAGTCTGAATTATTTACCATCTGGCCTGAAAAATTTGCTGACTACTGCTTTAGACACATTACATCCTTAAATTAAGAATTGGGGCTACAAGATAATGTGTAACCACACAAACTTCTCATCAGTTACTTTGGCTTATGATAAAATACGGCaggcaaatatttatgaaaaagattttagaaaaatcctaaaagaaagtAGCCCCCTCTAAAAAGACAACTATAAACAGTATAAACAAGATttgtagaaaaatacattttgaaatagtttatattaattattacagtgattatttaaataaacctGGCTACTTCCAGTTGAATATTAGTGTTTTGAATTGCTGATATCACTTTCAAGTGTCCTTTCCTGTTTGCtacattaacctttttttttttttaagattttatttatttatttggcagaaagagagcacaagtaggcagagaggcaggaaaggggtgggaggaagcaggctccctgctgagcagagagcctgattcggggctcgatcccaggaccctgagatcaagacctgagctgaaggcagaggctttaacccactgagccacccaggcgcccataattttattttattttttttaagattttatttatttgacagacagagatcacaagcaggcagagaagcagacagagagagaggaggaagcaggctccctgctgaaagcAGAGAAATTAGCCTTCTTTatactataatattatattttgagCTTAGGCAAAGCTtgtttaattttgattttctctattttgttaaCTGCAGATACCGTGTCGAAGGGATAATTCCAGAATCAACAGCTaaactctctgatttcctctaCAAACCTGAAAACAGAGTTACATGGGATAAATCACTGAAGGTGTACAATATGGTACACAGGATTGATTCGGTAATTTGTTGTCCGATATTGGATTTTTACTATATCagtatatgtttagttttattagTGATTTGAGCATATCAAACCTGTATGATGTAGACACTGATTTCTACATCAGTGTGATGTAGACCCTTCATATTTTATAGGCTCGCATTGAAAGCTTTATAAAAGTCTTAAAACTTCCCTCTTTATTAGTCAAAAGTTTAATTCTAATTAGCTTGATTCTGTTGTAAAGGCTTAGCACGTCCTGAATCTAGCTGGCTTTTGCAGATGTGTGTCTTTGGTCTCGAGGGGTTTGAAATGTATGTATTCATCTCCTCCATTAGGTGGAAAAACATTGTTGATTTTCCTATCCTTGTTGATGGGAAGTCAGTAGATTTATCTTAATTATAACACATTAGATAACAGGAATAATGCAGACACATACTGTAGGGACTTAAGAGCAAATAGCACGTAACTTTTCTCAAGAGTAAGGATACAGTATGGAATAAAGTAATATGATTGTAGTTTCAGCAATGCTTTATCTCAAATACTTTATCTCAAGTAAATAGTTgaagaggaagaataaaaacaaagaaaaaaatacaggtaaTTAGAGTAGAAAGTTTAAGTCATAGAGGTGAGAGAAAAGAGTGAATTTAAGAGAGAATTAGGGCAGCATGCTACAGACCTCTTATTTATTAAGACTGCTGTACTTTGTGGTATGTACATTATACCTCAataagctgattttttaaaagatggtatttatttgggacagagggagggagcacaagcgGTGGGaaagggtaaagggagagggagaagcagactccccaccaagcaaggagcccggtgtggggcttaatcccaggaacctgagataatcacctgagccaaaggcagatgcttaaccaactgagccacacaggtgcccctcaataagCTGTTTTGAAAAATTGAATCATAAAGCAAACTTTTAGGATTTTCACAAACAATTGCATTTGTAAAATTCCAGGTCTTTGGTCCTTTATGTCTCCAAGCCAAGTTCTACACATCAAACAAATGTCTCACATATCTGCCATCACCTTATCATTTACTTAGATTCTGTAGgtgagggcgtctgggtggctcagatggttaagcaactgtcttcagctcaggtcatgatcttcgggtccggggatggagccctatgtcaggttccctgctcagcaggaagtctgcttctccccactgctcCTACTCTATcttcttctctatctctctgtctcaaatgaataaataaaatctttaaaaaaaaattctggggacagctgggtggctcagttgattgggtggctgccttccgcttgggtcatgatcccagtgtcctggatcgagtcccacatcgtgctccttgctcggtggggagcctgcttctccctctgcctctgcctgccactctgcctgcctgtgcttgctcgctctctctccctctctctctctgacaaataaaaaaaaaagaaaaaagaaaaagaaaattctgtaggttacctttgcctccttttattaaatttattttaaagcttgggagtggggagaggttaTAGAAAAGCCAAGGAaagtaaatgtttcattttgtagGAGGATCCTGAAGTTCTTGTCTACAAAAAAACACCTTTCCACTACCCTCTTGGGATTTAAACATTCAGTTTGAGAAACATAGTCCATCAGAAGTTAAAATTCAAATGGACTGTTTCTTTCATGACTGATTGTACAGTTCAATTCATACTTCATATATTTCTGCTATTGCTGCAAATCAGCTTTAATAATGGAAAGAATACTAGATTTGGCATCAGAAAAACCTGGCAACAGATTCAGAGAAATTatgtgatttgcccaaggtcatcacAGCCAGTACGTAGTAAAATCATGGCTTAACACTTGATCTCCAGATTCCAAATTCTGTGCTATTTGATCTCCAGATTCCAAATTCTGTGCCGTTTCCAATATACTATGTATCTCTAAGTAGCGTTACACTGTAAGAAATACTTTACCTTCCTATGAATATAATAGTATGAGTCTCCAGGCGTGTTTTTCAACTGATTCATTCACCCCCATTGGTGAGGGAAGGATTCCTGCTCTAGGGCTATGGGGGTGATCAAACACTTGTCATCCAGCACTAGACAAATCCGATCAGCAGTGCATTAATCCTTAGTCACAGCCTGGGAGAGGAGGACTGTTCCCACTTTGTTAAATTGGCATTTGTTAAATGGAGCAGAGGGTGCCAGATGGTGAGCCACGTTTCAACAAAAGACCACAAGAGAAATCGAAATGAGAAGTTTATTACTCACAAGTCCATGGCACACCGCTAGGAGCCACGTGGGGAAGTCAAGACAGggtgcaggcagagaggtaggatcTAAGGCACCACGGTGCTAAACcaatgtatttttcagaatatattaTGTAGCCAGTGTGGACTGGTAGAAATAGTACTGTCCTGGGAATCTGGAACAGGGTTCTAATTCTGTGTTTACCTCTAGTTTTGCATGATTTAATCTCTTAGTCTTCGATTTCTTCACCTAAAAGTTTAGAGtagatgacaagattccattctaaATTTCCTGTACTTAATTCCTGActagatacatgatttgcaaatcatatttctcccattctgtacattgccttttcattttatttatggtttcctttgctatgcagagctttttagtttgatgtagtcccacttgtttatttctgctttttttttttaccttgcacTTATAATTATAGATCTAATATTCCTCTAACACAGAAAATGCAAGCTGATTTGATGATAAGTTCTTATAGCTTCAAAGCCCTGCTTTTTCTGAATAGTAGATAACCATATGCAGTGAAATTCTTTGGGAAGCGATACAAAGAATAGATATCAAATAACTGTTGGAATCTTTATGGTTTAATTTGTTCCAGGACACAATCATATGTCATACCATTACACAGAGTTTTGCCATGGGCTCAATTTCCCCCCGAGACTTTATCGACTTAGTGTACTTCAAGCGCTACGAAGGGAATATGGATATTATCAGTTGTAAGTTGAAACATTTTGCCCACATTTGGAATTAGTATGAGACAttaataaatgtgttttcctttaaCCCACAGTTTGGAAAATACtgtgttttcagtttttacttttttatttacttagtgaGACCAATAAACATATGTATAATACAGACAAAGAATCCTAACATTTTACCCAATGCTGGAGGTGCCATTTACATCAGTCAGTAATTATGGCATCTTTTGCTTGGTAGTTTTGTATCTTGTATCTTGTATCTTGTATCGTGCTACACTGGGTATAGACAGATACTTGCAGGCAAAAAATCTTACAGCATAtgtttaaaatctaaaaagacaCAAAGTTAATCTTTGgctatattatgttatatttgaATATCCAGTAAGTAATAAAATTCCTGAAGAAATTTTCATTAGACGCGTCTTTACATAAATTTGTATGTTTCTTTTAGAAATTAGAGGTTTTGATATATCCTTTGCCCTCGCAAAAATGTATCAAATGTATCACTAGGTAAAATGCAAAAGTGTAATCATTTCCGAACTTGCTTTATTCACTTAAAACATACCAGTTCACACCACAATGTTCTTTGGACTCAGAGAAATGCAGTAACTCCTGGTGAAAGGACTTGGTAGGACAGTAGCTTAGAGATACTTTCTTAGCCTAGAGCTAATTTCTTCAGATTTCAGTTAAATGTCACCGTCCCTGTCTGAATAGCCTTCTCTAGTGTAAACTTCTTGGGGATAGGACAGTTAAGTGctgttaattattattttccagCAAGGTTTCAGttgctctgctctgtctctgagaCTCTAAGTTTCAGAGTCCAGACTGCGTCATCGTTCTGCTAACGTGCTCACTCAAACACAGTTCTGGGGACAGCACGCCAGTAAGGCCTGAGATTCAGCACTTCTCTGTAGGTGTGTCTTGTAGTTTCTCAGTTTTCATTGAGCTGTCTCCTTCTTATCTGAGAGCACATAAATTTTATTCACCGTCTACAGCACAAAATACTATGTCTGAATTGTAGATCTGTTATTTTCCGTATTTTGAAGCAGACCATTTCAATCTCATTTTTAGTGTCAAAGGGAAGGTAAGAAAGaattatggaaattaaaataaccaaataGAGGTAGTACTCAATGACTCAGTACCAAATCTGCTTTgagcaatttttctttaaatgaatttttgatGAATACTGAGTTTTCTTCTTAATGTTCTtccatttgttgttgttgaactTACTCTGCAGCTTGCTTTGAGCTCAATATTTTGTGTACATTATTTCACCAATTATGAAACTAAAGTTCACAGAAATTAAGTTACATAGCTAATAAGCACGTGAACCAGAATTAATTCTCAAGTCTTCTGACTTTCCAGAATCTGTGCTATCATACCACATGTCTCACAAAAGACCCAAACTTGTTTGTGGAATATAACAACaacaagttttaaagaaaaacaaggacaatctccatattttaaacaaagaaaaaaatatgttaaaatcacCTCTTGCAGCACCCCTATGCCAACACAGTAGGCTCTGTTAAGATGATAAATAAGTCATGAATGTGGAAAATGCATTCAGCCACATTCGTCTCTTAAGCTACTCCTAAACTAGTGTTTAACATTGCATTTCCCAGAGAATTGATTGCTTatattaaaatcatataaaaaaatccaTCTTCTCTGACAAAAGCAGGATTCAGTTgcacagaaaaaacaaatatttatatatattttaaaagattttatttatttatatgacagagagagatcacaaataggcagagaggcaagcagagagagagagggaaacaggccctctgctgagcagtgagcctgatgtgggactcgatcccagaactctgggatcatgacccgagccaaaggcagaggcttaacccactgagccacccaggtgcccaaaaaacaaatatatttttaaaaaatagttttagagTGTATGTAATTATCATAAACAATCATAATCAAATCACCTCCCTTTTACATTCACATACAATATAGTTATGCTGCGTAATTCCTAAAACAGGCTGTACTGATTTTTAATTATACTTTGAATTAGCTACAGGAAATTGGCAGGAaagaagtttttgattttttttttttaagatgtatttatttatttatgttacagAGAGAGttcagggggagaggagagaaaatcccaagcagatttcATGCTGGATTTGGAGCCTGTCCCAGAGctcggtcccaagaccctgagatcatgacctgagctggatgcttaaccatcaGGTGCTCCAGCAGAAAAGAGCATTTAAACTATCCTTATTGATAGACAAAATAGCcatgtcaaatattttatttagaagatGATTAACATGTTGTACATAAATGTTGAGTCAcatatattgtacacctgaaactagtatttcactgtatgttaaccaactgcaattcaaataaaaacttaaaatataaataagtaggttaaaaagaatctagtcttaaaaaaaaaatgattaaccaAAAAAAGTATCTCTAATCCCACTCTCCAAATGAAATAGTCttctcctttgtgatttcttcttttgcttcaAATCTCAGAGAGTAACTACATGatacttttaatactttttcttgTATGTAAAAGATAACAGTATCTTTAGAGATAATAGCATGAGAAAATTTGAGAGGACATTAGTGCTTATACTGGTATTTTCTCAATTTTGGTCTATATACAAGCATATTACAAACATgtaggtatatatgtataaaacaaaTATCGGTACTGATAATAACTAAATTAAACTAAATGCTATATcatctatcttttaaaatatgctacttgaaatagaatttttgaaataggcttcattttaattttttttaatcatgtagCTAACAGTGTGGATTTTCCAGCATATCCTCCATCTTCAAGTTATGTCCGTGGTTATAACCATGCTTGCGGCTATATATGTTCCCCTCTGCAAGAGTAAGTGTtacttgcatttatttattttaacaagttTTTTAGCTCAATTTGTTATTTCTAACTCATTGGTAGAAGTACATGCCAGCATAttctgttaggaaaaaaaaatttcccctaaatgcaatttaaaaaataatttttataagtattttcatCACCAGAATGGTTAATTCCCTACAAAGTATGATTTGAGGTCTCTGGGACTAGTCACACATACACATTCTCTCTATCCCCTCACCCCCAGTGAACCTTAACctgatggcttttatttctccatttgagttacttctgtgaatttttaaggactttttgtaaattaaaaatacatatcccTAGAATCATAATACACTCACATTTATCAGCAATGAATGCTTTACCTTAAATGAATTATTTCCAGTGGACTGCCTACAAATACCTACAATAGGTAAATTTGGAAAGAGCTAGAGAAATCAGAGGAGTCACTGCCCATCGGTGACCAGCCTAGGGATAAATGGTAACATAAAGtacatatattttgtaaatgtatGTACATTAATTC is drawn from Mustela lutreola isolate mMusLut2 chromosome 11, mMusLut2.pri, whole genome shotgun sequence and contains these coding sequences:
- the STARD6 gene encoding stAR-related lipid transfer protein 6, translating into MDYKALAQETAREVLDYSQDTSGWKVVKTSKKITVSSKASKKFHGNLYRVEGIIPESTAKLSDFLYKPENRVTWDKSLKVYNMVHRIDSDTIICHTITQSFAMGSISPRDFIDLVYFKRYEGNMDIISSNSVDFPAYPPSSSYVRGYNHACGYICSPLQENPAHSKLVMFIQTEMRGKLSPSIIEATMPSNLVSFILNAKDGIKALRSPAGRGYHQSGHSSFLKKK